The following proteins come from a genomic window of Acinonyx jubatus isolate Ajub_Pintada_27869175 chromosome C1, VMU_Ajub_asm_v1.0, whole genome shotgun sequence:
- the LINGO4 gene encoding leucine-rich repeat and immunoglobulin-like domain-containing nogo receptor-interacting protein 4 isoform X2: MGRPPALDRGSVQLDAALQLLRTEEGKAMGPAPKQAWPPWPPLLFLLLLSGGSCGGCPAVCDCASQPRAVLCPLRRLEAVPGGLPADTELLDLSGNRLWGLQRGMLSRLGLLQELDLSYNQLSTLEPGAFYGLQSLLTLRLQGNRLRIMGPGVFSGLSALTLLDLRLNHIVLFLDGAFGELGSLRQLEVGDNHLVFVAPGALAGLAQLSTLTLERCNLSTVPGLALARLPALVALRLRELDIGRLPAGALRGLGQLKELEIHSWPSLGALEPESLAGLNLSNLAITRCNLSAVPCQALRHLSFLRVLDLSQNPISAIPARSLSPLVRLQELRLAGACLTSIAAHAFHGLTAFHLLDVTDNALQTLEETAFPSPDQLVTLRLSGNPLTCDCRLLWLLRLRRHLDFGVAPPACASPRHMQGKSLREFSDILPPGHFTCQPALIRKSGPRWVIAEEGGQAVFSCSGDGDPAPTVSWRRPQGPWLGRAGRVRVLEDGTLEIRSVQLQDRGAYVCMVSNVAGNDSLRTWLEVLQVEPPNGTLSDPNITTPGIPGPFFLDSRGVAMVLAVGFLPFLTSVTLCFGLIALWSKGKGRVKHHMTFDFVAPRPSGDKNSGGNRVTAKLF, encoded by the exons ATGGGACGTCCCCCAGCCCTGGACAGAGGCAGTGTCCAACTTGATGCCGCCCTCCAGCTTCTCCG GACTGAAGAGGGGAAGGCTATGGGTCCAGCTCCAAAGCAAGCCTGGCCCCCATGGCCCCCTCTCCTGTTCCTGCTCCTCCTGTCTGGAGGCAGTTGTGGTGGGTGCCCTGCCGTGTGTGACTGTGCCTCCCAGCCCCGGGCAGTGCTCTGCCCCCTTCGGCGACTGGAGGCTGTGCCTGGGGGACTCCCGGCGGACACTGAGCTCCtggacctgagtggaaatcgcCTGTGGGGGCTTCAGCGCGGAATGCTCTCCCGCCTGGGCCTGCTCCAGGAACTGGACCTCAGCTACAACCAGCTGTCCACCCTTGAGCCTGGGGCCTTCTATGGCCTCCAAAGCCTCCTGACCCTGAGGCTGCAGGGCAACCGGCTGCGAATCATGGGGCCCGGGGTCTTTTCAGGCCTGTCTGCCCTCACGCTGCTCGACCTCCGCCTCAACCACATTGTCCTCTTCCTTGACGGAGCCTTTGGGGAGCTGGGCAGCCTCCggcagctggaggtgggggacaACCACCTGGTGTTCGTGGCTCCAGGGGCGTTGGCAGGGCTGGCCCAGCTGAGCACCCTCACCCTGGAACGCTGCAAcctcagcacagtgcccggcCTGGCCCTGGCCCGCCTCCCGGCACTAGTGGCCCTGAGGCTTCGAGAACTGGATATTGGGAGGCTGCCAGCTGGGGCACTACGGGGGCTGGGGCAGCTAAAGGAGCTGGAGATCCACTCCTGGCCATCTCTGGGGGCTCTGGAGCCTGAGAGCCTGGCTGGGCTCAATCTCAGCAACCTGGCCATCACCCGCTGCAATCTGAGCGCAGTACCCTGCCAAGCGCTCCGCCACCTGAGCTTCCTCAGGGTCCTGGATCTGTCTCAGAACCCCATCTCAGCCATCCCCGCCCGAAGCCTCAGTCCCCTGGTGCGGCTGCAGGAGCTCCGGCTGGCGGGAGCGTGCCTCACCTCCATTGCCGCCCATGCCTTCCACGGCCTGACCGCTTTCCACCTCCTGGACGTGACAGATAATGCCCTTCAGACGCTGGAGGAAACggccttcccttccccagaccAACTAGTCACCCTGCGGCTGTCGGGTAACCCCCTGACATGTGACTGCCGCCTCCTCTGGCTGCTCCGGCTGCGCAGGCACCTGGACTTCGGTGTGGCACCCCCTGCCTGTGCCAGCCCCCGGCACATGCAGGGCAAGAGCCTGAGGGAGTTCTCAGACATCCTGCCTCCAGGGCACTTCACTTGCCAACCGGCCCTGATCCGAAAGTCTGGGCCGCGATGGGTCATCGCAGAGGAGGGGGGGCAGGCCGTTTTCTCCTGCTCCGGAGACGGAGACCCAGCGCCCACGGTCTCTTGGAGGAGGCCTCAGGGCCCTTGGCTGGGAAGGGCTGGGCGAGTGAGGGTCCTGGAGGATGGGACGCTGGAGATCCGCTCGGTGCAGCTGCAGGACAGAGGAGCCTATGTCTGCATGGTCAGCAATGTTGCTGGGAATGACTCCCTGAGGACCTGGCTCGAAGTACTCCAAGTTGAACCACCAAATggcactctctctgaccctaacaTCACCACGCCAGGGATCCCAGGGCCCTTCTTCCTGGATAGCAGAGGTGTAGCTATGGTGCTAGCAGTtggcttcctccccttcctcacctcGGTGACCCTCTGCTTTGGCCTCATTGCCCTCTGGAGCAAGGGCAAAGGCCGGGTCAAACATCACATGACCTTTGACTTTGTGGCACCTCGGCCCTCAGGGGATAAGAACTCGGGGGGTAACCGGGTCACCGCCAAGCTCTTCTGA
- the LINGO4 gene encoding leucine-rich repeat and immunoglobulin-like domain-containing nogo receptor-interacting protein 4 isoform X1 has protein sequence MPPSSFSDIQGDWVLLIQGPRPWARLQKGRGAVGGVQGHRAEHTSQPWRTSSRTEEGKAMGPAPKQAWPPWPPLLFLLLLSGGSCGGCPAVCDCASQPRAVLCPLRRLEAVPGGLPADTELLDLSGNRLWGLQRGMLSRLGLLQELDLSYNQLSTLEPGAFYGLQSLLTLRLQGNRLRIMGPGVFSGLSALTLLDLRLNHIVLFLDGAFGELGSLRQLEVGDNHLVFVAPGALAGLAQLSTLTLERCNLSTVPGLALARLPALVALRLRELDIGRLPAGALRGLGQLKELEIHSWPSLGALEPESLAGLNLSNLAITRCNLSAVPCQALRHLSFLRVLDLSQNPISAIPARSLSPLVRLQELRLAGACLTSIAAHAFHGLTAFHLLDVTDNALQTLEETAFPSPDQLVTLRLSGNPLTCDCRLLWLLRLRRHLDFGVAPPACASPRHMQGKSLREFSDILPPGHFTCQPALIRKSGPRWVIAEEGGQAVFSCSGDGDPAPTVSWRRPQGPWLGRAGRVRVLEDGTLEIRSVQLQDRGAYVCMVSNVAGNDSLRTWLEVLQVEPPNGTLSDPNITTPGIPGPFFLDSRGVAMVLAVGFLPFLTSVTLCFGLIALWSKGKGRVKHHMTFDFVAPRPSGDKNSGGNRVTAKLF, from the exons ATGCCGCCCTCCAGCTTCTCCG ACATTCAGGGAGATTGGGTCTTGCTAATTCAgggccccaggccctgggccaggctccagaagggcagaggggcagtAGGTGGAGTCCAGGGGCACAGAGCTGAGCATACTTCCCAGCCCTGGAGGACTTCGTCAAG GACTGAAGAGGGGAAGGCTATGGGTCCAGCTCCAAAGCAAGCCTGGCCCCCATGGCCCCCTCTCCTGTTCCTGCTCCTCCTGTCTGGAGGCAGTTGTGGTGGGTGCCCTGCCGTGTGTGACTGTGCCTCCCAGCCCCGGGCAGTGCTCTGCCCCCTTCGGCGACTGGAGGCTGTGCCTGGGGGACTCCCGGCGGACACTGAGCTCCtggacctgagtggaaatcgcCTGTGGGGGCTTCAGCGCGGAATGCTCTCCCGCCTGGGCCTGCTCCAGGAACTGGACCTCAGCTACAACCAGCTGTCCACCCTTGAGCCTGGGGCCTTCTATGGCCTCCAAAGCCTCCTGACCCTGAGGCTGCAGGGCAACCGGCTGCGAATCATGGGGCCCGGGGTCTTTTCAGGCCTGTCTGCCCTCACGCTGCTCGACCTCCGCCTCAACCACATTGTCCTCTTCCTTGACGGAGCCTTTGGGGAGCTGGGCAGCCTCCggcagctggaggtgggggacaACCACCTGGTGTTCGTGGCTCCAGGGGCGTTGGCAGGGCTGGCCCAGCTGAGCACCCTCACCCTGGAACGCTGCAAcctcagcacagtgcccggcCTGGCCCTGGCCCGCCTCCCGGCACTAGTGGCCCTGAGGCTTCGAGAACTGGATATTGGGAGGCTGCCAGCTGGGGCACTACGGGGGCTGGGGCAGCTAAAGGAGCTGGAGATCCACTCCTGGCCATCTCTGGGGGCTCTGGAGCCTGAGAGCCTGGCTGGGCTCAATCTCAGCAACCTGGCCATCACCCGCTGCAATCTGAGCGCAGTACCCTGCCAAGCGCTCCGCCACCTGAGCTTCCTCAGGGTCCTGGATCTGTCTCAGAACCCCATCTCAGCCATCCCCGCCCGAAGCCTCAGTCCCCTGGTGCGGCTGCAGGAGCTCCGGCTGGCGGGAGCGTGCCTCACCTCCATTGCCGCCCATGCCTTCCACGGCCTGACCGCTTTCCACCTCCTGGACGTGACAGATAATGCCCTTCAGACGCTGGAGGAAACggccttcccttccccagaccAACTAGTCACCCTGCGGCTGTCGGGTAACCCCCTGACATGTGACTGCCGCCTCCTCTGGCTGCTCCGGCTGCGCAGGCACCTGGACTTCGGTGTGGCACCCCCTGCCTGTGCCAGCCCCCGGCACATGCAGGGCAAGAGCCTGAGGGAGTTCTCAGACATCCTGCCTCCAGGGCACTTCACTTGCCAACCGGCCCTGATCCGAAAGTCTGGGCCGCGATGGGTCATCGCAGAGGAGGGGGGGCAGGCCGTTTTCTCCTGCTCCGGAGACGGAGACCCAGCGCCCACGGTCTCTTGGAGGAGGCCTCAGGGCCCTTGGCTGGGAAGGGCTGGGCGAGTGAGGGTCCTGGAGGATGGGACGCTGGAGATCCGCTCGGTGCAGCTGCAGGACAGAGGAGCCTATGTCTGCATGGTCAGCAATGTTGCTGGGAATGACTCCCTGAGGACCTGGCTCGAAGTACTCCAAGTTGAACCACCAAATggcactctctctgaccctaacaTCACCACGCCAGGGATCCCAGGGCCCTTCTTCCTGGATAGCAGAGGTGTAGCTATGGTGCTAGCAGTtggcttcctccccttcctcacctcGGTGACCCTCTGCTTTGGCCTCATTGCCCTCTGGAGCAAGGGCAAAGGCCGGGTCAAACATCACATGACCTTTGACTTTGTGGCACCTCGGCCCTCAGGGGATAAGAACTCGGGGGGTAACCGGGTCACCGCCAAGCTCTTCTGA
- the RORC gene encoding nuclear receptor ROR-gamma yields the protein MTIATTGSPQCKQRLAPQQLPLQELLAAKKTHSSQIEVIPCKICGDRSSGIHYGVITCEGCKGFFRRSQQCNVVYSCTRQQNCPIDRTSRNRCQHCRLQKCLALGMSRDAVKFGRMSKKQRDSLHAEVQKQLQRQQQQQRGQVAKTPPAGGQGADALACPVGLPDGQLPLGSSPDLPEASACPPGLLRAPGSGPSCPSSLAKAGPNGASYHLGHSPERGKAEARDGFYGTGSQLPPDTCGLHFKDPRHPGLEEPGQGPDSYCSPSFHSTPEVPYASLTETEHLVQNVCKSYRETCQLRLEDLLRQRPNIFSREEVAGYQRKSMWEMWERCAHRLTEAIQYVVEFAKRLSGFMELCQNDQIVLLKAGAMEVVLVRMCRAYNADNHTVFFEGKYGGTELFRALGCGELISSIFDFSHSLSTLRFSEDEIALYTALVLINANRPGLQEKRKVEQLQHNLELAFHHHLYKTHRQGILAKLPPKGKLRSLCSQHVEKLQTFQHLHPIVVQAAFPPLYKELFSTEIESPEGLSE from the exons caCAAATTGAAGTGATTCCTTGCAAAATCTGTGGGGACAGGTCGTCTGGGATCCACTACGGGGTTATCACCTGTGAGGGGTGCAAG GGTTTCTTCCGCCGGAGCCAGCAGTGTAACGTGGTCTACTCCTGCACCCGCCAGCAGAACTGCCCCATCGACCGTACCAGCCGAAACCGGTGCCAGCACTGCCGGCTGCAGAAATGCCTGGCACTGGGCATGTCCCGAGATG CTGTCAAGTTTGGCCGCATGTCCAAGAAGCAGAGGGACAGCCTGCACGCCGAAGTGCAGAAACAACTACAGcggcagcaacagcagcagcggGGACAAGTGGCCAAGACCCCGCCAGCGGGGGGCCAGGGAGCAGATGCCCTCGCATGCCCTGTGGGACTCCCAGATGGGCAGCTGCCCCTGGGCTCTTCGCCTGACCTGCCTGAGGCCTCGGCCTGCCCCCCCGGCCTCCTGagagccccaggctctgggccctcctgccccagcagccTGGCCAAGGCGGGGCCCAACGGGGCCTCATACCACCTGGGACACAGCCCCGAGCGGGGCAAGGCCGAGGCCAGAGACGGCTTCTATGGCACAGGCAGCCAGCTGCCCCCTGACACATGTGGGCTTCATTTCAAGGACCCCAGGCATCCTGGGCTTGAGGAACCAGGACAGGGCCCAGACAGCTACTGCAGCCCCAGCTTCCACAGCACCCCAGAGGTGCCCTATGCCTCCCTGACAGAGACTG AGCACCTGGTGCAGAACGTTTGTAAGTCCTACCGAGAGACATGTCAGCTGCGACTGGAGGACCTGCTACGACAGCGCCCTAACATCTTCTCCCGGGAGGAGGTGGCTGGCTACCAGAGGAAG TCAATGTGGGAGATGTGGGAACGCTGTGCCCACCGCCTCACTGAGGCCATTCAGTACGTGGTGGAGTTCGCTAAGAGGCTCTCAGGCTTTATGGAGCTCTGCCAGAATGACCAGATTGTGCTTCTCAAAGCAG GAGCAATGGAAGTGGTCCTGGTCAGGATGTGCCGGGCCTACAATGCTGACAACCACACAGTCTTTTTCGAAGGCAAATACGGAGGCACGGAGCTGTTCCGAGCcttgg GCTGTGGGGAGCTCATCAGCTCCATCTTTGACTTCTCCCACTCCCTGAGCACATTGCGCTTTTCTGAGGATGAGATTGCTCTCTACACAGCCCTCGTGCTCATCAACGCCA ACCGGCCAGGGCTccaagagaagaggaaagtaGAGCAGCTGCAGCACAACCTGGAGCTGGCTTTCCATCACCATCTCTACAAGACCCACCGCCAAGGTATCCTGGCCAAG CTGCCACCCAAGGGGAAGCTTCGGAGCCTGTGTAGCCAGCACGTGGAAAAGCTGCAAACCTTCCAGCATCTGCACCCCATCGTGGTCCAGGCTGCTTTCCCTCCACTCTACAAGGAACTCTTCAGCACTGAAATTGAGTCACCTGAGGGGCTGTCCGAGTGA